In a single window of the Salvelinus sp. IW2-2015 unplaced genomic scaffold, ASM291031v2 Un_scaffold1120, whole genome shotgun sequence genome:
- the LOC112069788 gene encoding mucin-2-like, which translates to MALSLKPPGPSLSTTPPPPQLQSTPLSSQSQPLTPQSTSSSPNPTPQAPPTPQLPIHQLSSQSHPSLSSQPTTQLPYPTTLQLPIPPVSSPNPTPQLPIPPSQPSSSPNPHPQLHPHPLSLHTLKLQSHHLSSQSHKLSSQSPSSAPNPTTSAHNPHLSSQSPPPQLPIPPPQLPMPTPLAPNPTPQVPIPPLSSHPTSFTQSPPQLPIPTTSALQITSFSSQSHQLILPIPTPSLQSTTQPNPPASAPNPTSSAPKSHQLSSQSHPLSSTNPTLSSQSHHLSSQSHPLNSQSHPPQPPNPTPQPQSHQLSSQSTTLSSQSHHLSSQSLPSSAPSHQSSPNPTPSNSQSHQLSSQSHHLSSNPTHLSSQSHQLQLPIPPAHPTPPLNSQIPTSSAPNSHHLTTQSPPAPNPTTSAPKSQPPQLPIPPAQLPIPPAQLPIPPPQLPIPPAHLLPIPTPQTPNPHQAQLLIPPPSAPTPTSSASQSQPLLIPHQSHHLQLPIPPTSAPNPTTSTSIPPPQLPIHPSSQFHPPSSQSHHSAPNPTTFSSPIPPTLQLPIHQLSSQSHQLSSPQIPPPQLPIPPASAPNPTSLSSQSHQLSSQSHHLSSQSTPSAPNPTTSAPNPTPSTPNPTPSAPNPTPSGPNPTPQLPIPQLSSPIPPAQLPIPPPQAPKSHHLSSQSHQLISQSHPSTPNPTTQLLIPPPQLQSHHLSSQSQPAQLPIPPAHLPIPPLNSQSHHSAPNPTPKPPNSHQPTSASQSHPSTPNPTSSAPNPPRSAPNSHQLISQSHPTPTPNPPLAPNPTLSSHPTTSAPNPTTSAPNPPLQLPSHQLISQSTSSAPNPPAHLSSNPTTFQAPNPHLRSNPTPHQLRNPPASMLPNPTPLNSAIHQLSSHSQPASAPNIPPSNVISNPPHPSKLLPSHTRSPTATPQAQPPTPTTLSSSILTPSSSPLPPALSSHRSHTASGSNNPHTQLPIPPTYSSQYPPASFPKSHTSFISQQSHQPSAPQYPNSARQISTARFPISHPAQLHRAPKSHQLISPIPPAHLPNPTSSAPISPQAQLKSTSYSSPNTTFSSQISPTSAPNPTTSAPNPTSSAPNPTPSAPNPTPSAPNPTTSAILARSDDRTAPLPAA; encoded by the exons ATGGCTCTCTCACTGAAGCCACCGGGACCCAGCCTCTCCACAACTCCACCACCCCCTCAACTCCAATccacccccctcagctcccaatcCCAGCCCCTCACTCCCCAATCCACCAGCTCATCTCCCAATCCCACTCCTCAAGctccccccacccctcagctCCCAATCCACCAGCTCAGCTCCCAATCCCACCCCTCACTCTCCTCCCAACCCACCACTCAGCTCCCATATCCCACCACCCTTCAGCTCCCAATCCCACCAGTCTCATCTCCCaatcccacccctcagctccCAATCCCACCAAGCCAGCCCAGCTCATCTCCCAATCCCCACCCTCAACTCCATCCTCACCCACTCTCACTCCACACCCTCAAGCTCCAatcccaccacctcagctcccaaTCCCACAAGCTCAGCTCCCAATCCCCCAGCTCAGCTCCCAATCCCACCACCTCAGCTCACAATCCCCACCTCAGCTCCCAATCcccaccacctcagctcccaaTCCCACCCCCTCAACTCCCAATGCCCACCCCTCTAGCTCCCAATCCCACCCCTCAGGTCCCAAtcccccccctcagctcccatcCCACCAGCTTCACCCAatccccccctcagctcccaatcCCCACCACCTCAGCTCTCCAAATCACCAGCTTCAGCTCCCAATCCCACCAGCTCATTCTCCCAATTCCCACCCCCTCACTCCAATCCACCACTCAGCCCAATCCCCCAGCCTCAGCTCCCAATCCCACCAGCTCAGCTCCCAAATCCCACCAGCTCAGCTCCCAATCCCACCCACTCAGCTCCACAAATCCCACCCTCAGCTCCCAatcccaccacctcagctcccaaTCCCACCCCCTCAACTCCCAATCCCACCCCCCTCAGCCTCccaatcccacccctcagccccAATCCCACCAGCTCAGCTCCCAATCCACCACGCTCAGCTCCCAatcccaccacctcagctcccaaTCCCTACCGAGCTCAGCTCCATCCCACCAGTCATCTCCAAatcccaccccctcaaactcccaATCCCACCAGCTCAGCTCCCAatcccaccacctcagctccAATCCCACCCACCTCAGCTCCCAATCCCACCAGCTCCAGCTCCCAATCCCACCAGCTCATCCCACTCCACCCCTCAACTCCCAAATCCCCACCAGCTCAGCTCCCAATTCCCACCACCTCACCACCCAATCCCCACCAG CTCCCAatcccaccacctcagctcccaaATCCcaaccccctcagctcccaatcccacccgctcagctcccaatcccaccagctcagctcccaatcccaccacctcagctcccaaTCCCACCAGCTCATCTTCTCCCAATCCCCACCCCTCAAACTCCCAATCCCCACCAGGCTCAGCTCCTCATCCCACCACCTTCAGCTCCCACCCCCACCAGCTCAGCCTCCCAATCCCAGCCACTCCTCATCCCTCACCAATCCCACCACCTTCAGCTCCCAATCCCACCCACCTCAGCTCCCAATCCCACCACCTCAACTTCCATcccaccccctcagctcccaatcCACCCCTCATCCCAATTCCACCCCCCCAGCTCCCAATCCCACCACTCAGCTCCCAATCCCACCACCTTCAGCTCCCCAATCCCACCCACACTCCAGCTCCCAATCCACCAGCTCAGCTCCCAATCCCACCAGCTCTCATCTCCCCAAATCCCACCCCCTCAACTCCCAATCCCACCAGCCTCAGCTCCCAATCCCACCAGCCTCAGCTCCCAATCCCACCAGCTCAGCTCCCAATCCCACCACCTCAGCTCACAAtccaccccctcagctcccaatcccaccacctcagctcccaaTCCCACCCCCTCAACTCCCAATcccaccccctcagctcccaatcCCACCCCCTCAGGTCCCaatcccacccctcagctccCAATCCCACAGCTCAGCTCCCCAATCCCACCAGCTCAGCTCCCaatcccaccacctcaagctcccaaatcccaccacctcagctcccaaTCCCACCAGCTCATTTCCCAATCCCACCCCTCAACTCCCAATCCCACCACTCAGCTCTTAatcccaccacctcagctccaatcccaccacctcagctcccaaTCCCAACCAGCTCAGCTCCCAATCCCACCAGCTCATCTCCCAATTCCACCCCTCAACTCCCAATCCCACCACTCAGCTCCCAATCCCACACCTAAACCACCCAACTCCCACCAGCCCACCTCAGCCTCCCAATCCCACCCCTCAACTCCCAATCCCACCAGCTCAGCTCCCAATCCACCACGCTCAGCTCCCAATTCCCACCAGCTCATCTCCCAATCCCACCCCACTCCAACTCCCAACCCACCATTAGCTCCCAATCCCACCCTCAGCTCCCatcccaccacctcagctcccaatcccaccacctcagctcccaaTCCCCCACTTCAGCTCCCATCCCACCAGCTCATCTCCCAATCCACCAGCTCAGCTCCCAATCCACCAGCTCA CCTCAGCTCCAATCCCACCACCTTTCAGGCTCCCAATCCACACCTCAGATCCAATCCCACCCCACATCAGCTCCGCAACCCACCAGCGTCCATGCTCCCTAATCCCACCCCGCTCAACTCCGCAATCCACCAGCTCAGCTCCCACtctcagccagcctcagctcccAATATCCCACCAAGTAACGTCATCTCCAACCCTCCCCACCCCTCAAAACTTCTCCCATCCCACACCAGGTCTCCCACAGCCACCCCACAA GCTCAGCCTCCCACTCCAACCACGCTCAGCTCCTCAATCCTCACCCCCTCAAGCTCCCCACTCCCACCAGCGCTCAGCTCACACAGATCCCACACTGCCTCAGGCTCCAACAATCCCCACACTCAGCTCCCAATCCCACCCACCTACAGCTCCCAATACCCACCAGCCAGCTTCCCGAAATCCCACACCAGCTTCATCTCACAACAATCCCACCAGCCTTCAGCTCCACAATACCCCAACTCAGCTCGCCAAATCTCCACAGCTCGATTCCCAATATCCCACCCAGCTCAGCTC CATCGAGCTCCCAAATCCCACCAGCTCATCTCCCCAATCCCACCAGCTCATCTTCCCAATCCCACCAGCTCAGCTCCCATCTCACCACAAGCTCAGCTCAAATCCACCTCCTACAGCTCACCAAATACCACCTTCAGCTCCCAAATCTCACCTACCTCAGCTCCCAatcccaccacctcagctcccaatcccaccagctcagctcccaatcccaccccctcagctcccaatcccaccccctcagctcccaatcCCACCACCTCAGCTATCTTGGCTCGCTCAGATGACAGGACAGCTCCTCTCCCTGCAGCTG